The DNA sequence AGTACACATTAAACACAAATCCTTATTTCTCATTGTCTGTAAATAATCGTAAGGATGGCACTCTCATCCCTGAGCTGATATTAGAGAAGGTGTTAGATAGGGAGGAGAAACAAGAACACAATCTTATTCTCACTGCTATAGATGGTGGAGAATCGGCTAGATCAGGATCCTGTCATATCACAATAACAGTGTTAGATATTAATGATAATCCACCTGTCTTTGATCAGAAGGTGTATAAGATCAACCTTAAGGAAAATCTCCCTTTAAATACAGTTGTATTGTCATTAAATGCAACAGATCTGGATGAAGGGGCAAATGGGGACATTCTGTATTCCTTTGGCAGTCACACTTTAGAATCCGCAAGACAGTTGTTTGGTTTGAACCAGAATAGTGGAGAAATCTTTACCAAAGGATATCTGGATTACGAAGAGTTACATTTTCatgaattatcaataaaagcaGAAGATAAAGGATTACCCAGACTGATAGGGAATTGTCTAGTTCAGGTGGAAATAGAAGATGTCAATGATAATGCCCCAGAAATGTCCTTCTCCTCTTTGATGaatgaaattccagaaaatatacccctCGAAACAACTGTAGGAATAATTAAAGTAAAAGATAGAGATTCAGGAAAAAATGGTGAAATACAATTGGATATGTCACCACAATTACCTTTTAGGATCAGCGCACTTAAAAATCATTTTTCACTCATCACTGATGGGAATCTGGATAGAGAAAAAATAACCCAATACATTATTCAGCTGACAGCTTCTGATTTAGGCTCTCCAGCACTGTCTGCTAAGATGACTGTTATTCTCAGGGTTTCTGATGTCAATGATAATGCTCCAACATTTACACAATCTACCTATAATGCCTTTGTTAAGGAAAACAGTGACCCAGGGACTCTTCTATGTACAGTGTCTGCTACTGATGCAGATGAAGGGGTTAACTCTGATCTGGTATACTCTATAGTTGAGACCCAGATAGATGGAACCTCTGTATCCTCCTTTGTTTATATCAGTTCTAATAATGGTGATATATATGCTCAGCGTTCCTTTGACTATGAGCACATTCAGACTCTACAAATCACCATAAAAGTAGAAGATTCTGGATTTCCCAATTTATTTTCTACTGTTCCTGTCTTTATTTTCATATTGGATGCAAATGACAACTCTCCCACCCTACTGTATCCAGAGCACTCTGAGGATCTCATTGTCCAAGAGAGAATTCCAAAATCTACAAGTGCTGGATATCTGGTGACAAAACTGACTGCAGTGGATCTGGACTCTGGTCACAATGCCTGGCTGGCTTTTAACTTCAATGACATCAGCAGTTCTTCTCTCTTCCAAGTATCAAAACATACAGGAGAGGTCAGGACTATACAAGGATTTCATGAGTCAGAAAATACAGAGCAGCGACTAGTCATTTCTATCAGTGATCATGGGGATCCCCCATTATCTACCACTGTCACAGTACTTGTCATGATAGCAGATGATATTGTAGTAGAAAGACC is a window from the Aquarana catesbeiana isolate 2022-GZ linkage group LG03, ASM4218655v1, whole genome shotgun sequence genome containing:
- the LOC141132494 gene encoding protocadherin gamma-C5-like isoform X6 → MDIRDCCLCWKWQVAFSLLLCSWGWVSGQLRYSIVEESDPGTWVGNVAQDLGIKRAEIAQRRLHLSSEKYQKYFIVNKENGGLTVNDRIDREILCGSSVSCVLHLELVAENPLELLNLDIEIQDINDNSPTFMFDNYVVEITELLTSPGIQFALEIAKDFDVGVNGVSQYTLNTNPYFSLSVNNRKDGTLIPELILEKVLDREEKQEHNLILTAIDGGESARSGSCHITITVLDINDNPPVFDQKVYKINLKENLPLNTVVLSLNATDLDEGANGDILYSFGSHTLESARQLFGLNQNSGEIFTKGYLDYEELHFHELSIKAEDKGLPRLIGNCLVQVEIEDVNDNAPEMSFSSLMNEIPENIPLETTVGIIKVKDRDSGKNGEIQLDMSPQLPFRISALKNHFSLITDGNLDREKITQYIIQLTASDLGSPALSAKMTVILRVSDVNDNAPTFTQSTYNAFVKENSDPGTLLCTVSATDADEGVNSDLVYSIVETQIDGTSVSSFVYISSNNGDIYAQRSFDYEHIQTLQITIKVEDSGFPNLFSTVPVFIFILDANDNSPTLLYPEHSEDLIVQERIPKSTSAGYLVTKLTAVDLDSGHNAWLAFNFNDISSSSLFQVSKHTGEVRTIQGFHESENTEQRLVISISDHGDPPLSTTVTVLVMIADDIVVERPKSGDFHRTSKPPSDMTLYLIVSLVAISLVSLVTFIILLVRCLRKESYGYRSSCCYLSGSESKSYMDQYQPALFLNTDGTLKYMEVRMVPPGGQGQCYQTNVPPAPQQRDSAFLQYLDFPQLRELVKDNDSTSDTSCMNDPSKQAQPNADWRISQAQRPGPSGAQPTEEAGVWPNNQFETERLQAMILASANEAAEGTSGLGGSTGTMGLSARYGPQFTLQHVPDYRQNVYIPGSTLTPTNAAGKRDGKGGGNKKKSGKKDKK
- the LOC141132494 gene encoding protocadherin gamma-C5-like isoform X15, coding for MDIRDCCLCWKWQVAFSLLLCSWGWVSGQLRYSIVEESDPGTWVGNVAQDLGIKRAEIAQRRLHLSSEKYQKYFIVNKENGGLTVNDRIDREILCGSSVSCVLHLELVAENPLELLNLDIEIQDINDNSPTFMFDNYVVEITELLTSPGIQFALEIAKDFDVGVNGVSQYTLNTNPYFSLSVNNRKDGTLIPELILEKVLDREEKQEHNLILTAIDGGESARSGSCHITITVLDINDNPPVFDQKVYKINLKENLPLNTVVLSLNATDLDEGANGDILYSFGSHTLESARQLFGLNQNSGEIFTKGYLDYEELHFHELSIKAEDKGLPRLIGNCLVQVEIEDVNDNAPEMSFSSLMNEIPENIPLETTVGIIKVKDRDSGKNGEIQLDMSPQLPFRISALKNHFSLITDGNLDREKITQYIIQLTASDLGSPALSAKMTVILRVSDVNDNAPTFTQSTYNAFVKENSDPGTLLCTVSATDADEGVNSDLVYSIVETQIDGTSVSSFVYISSNNGDIYAQRSFDYEHIQTLQITIKVEDSGFPNLFSTVPVFIFILDANDNSPTLLYPEHSEDLIVQERIPKSTSAGYLVTKLTAVDLDSGHNAWLAFNFNDISSSSLFQVSKHTGEVRTIQGFHESENTEQRLVISISDHGDPPLSTTVTVLVMIADDIVVERPKSGDFHRTSKPPSDMTLYLIVSLVAISLVSLVTFIILLVRCLRKESYGYRSSCCYLSGSESKSYMDQYQPALFLNTDGTLKYMEVRMVPPGGQGQCYQTNVPPAPQQRDSAFLQYLDFPQLRELVKDNDSTSDTSCMNDPSKAQPNADWRISQAQRPGPSGAQPTEEAGVWPNNQFETERLQAMILASANEAAEGTSGLGGSTGTMGLSARYGPQFTLQHVPDYRQNVYIPGSTLTPTNAAGKRDGKGGGNKKKSGKKDKK